One region of Afipia carboxidovorans OM5 genomic DNA includes:
- a CDS encoding RES family NAD+ phosphorylase has protein sequence MPPAGFASRALALVDVARGATWRRLYQSRFPNPLGYGLSASRFSDPKTTLVPPERFGVIYFGSSIKVCFVEAILRDRGVARTHTFPVEWAELEAWSCAEVRVESGLRVVDLRGDGLVRMGIPTDVARASAHDLARIWSRALWAHDTKPDGLMYDSRLNGETNVVVFDRALPKLVTVATPRLVDCRGDLATILTDLDLAIV, from the coding sequence TTGCCACCGGCTGGATTTGCATCACGTGCGCTGGCGCTTGTCGACGTCGCACGTGGCGCGACGTGGCGACGGCTTTATCAGAGCCGTTTCCCGAATCCACTTGGCTATGGCCTCAGCGCCAGCCGGTTCAGCGACCCTAAGACGACGTTGGTTCCTCCCGAGCGTTTCGGCGTCATTTACTTCGGCAGCAGCATCAAGGTCTGTTTCGTCGAAGCGATCCTACGTGATCGCGGCGTCGCCCGTACCCACACCTTCCCGGTCGAATGGGCGGAGCTGGAGGCGTGGAGCTGCGCCGAGGTCCGGGTCGAGTCCGGATTACGGGTGGTCGATCTCCGCGGCGATGGTCTCGTTCGGATGGGAATTCCGACCGACGTCGCTCGCGCAAGCGCGCATGATCTTGCCCGCATCTGGTCGCGGGCCCTTTGGGCGCACGACACAAAACCCGATGGGCTCATGTATGATTCACGGCTCAACGGCGAAACGAACGTCGTCGTCTTCGACAGGGCTTTGCCGAAGCTTGTGACGGTCGCGACGCCTCGCCTGGTCGATTGCCGCGGCGACCTTGCAACCATCCTCACCGATTTGGATCTGGCCATCGTGTGA